The proteins below come from a single Triticum aestivum cultivar Chinese Spring chromosome 5D, IWGSC CS RefSeq v2.1, whole genome shotgun sequence genomic window:
- the LOC123124390 gene encoding uncharacterized protein, with protein sequence MADLDLSTPLLSAMDLAEESNVSAAFPLLVLEPPPDLDRSSYKVFTLLDQKLEDVTPFVSSNKAFLATPQGWVLVLGSSDSSSDDTRTYLLNVKDRSRIELPALKDDEVPWTCRCVLSNVVVAPGCRVLVFDHASPVMWFCRVGQDLRCSRHGYDIGCFDLPLPGSPPINIKRHFVDVAPVNGRFFFCESNDSLGTLDFHTNDASEEPEARLGAIAVPFIEVPFGITATYVVESCNDLFLVHIAFHGMCVDQPGELRVYRMDFSEPPAWRKTDCIGNRAFLLSGSYFAASCSASGCGLKPNCVYWVNSLSEKNSDLHVLGLQDGSSEIVKQFENVLGVRKPFWIVPGDA encoded by the coding sequence ATGGCTGACTTGGACTTGTCTACGCCCCTGTTGTCAGCGATGGATCTGGCCGAGGAGTCCAACGTGTCCGCGGCTTTCCCGCTGCTGGTGCTTGAGCCGCCGCCAGATTTAGATCGGTCGTCGTACAAGGTCTTCACCTTGCTGGACCAGAAGCTTGAAGATGTCACTCCGTTCGTGTCGAGCAACAAGGCATTCTTGGCAACGCCGCAGGGCTGGGTATTGGTCCTGGGCTCCTCCGATTCCTCGTCGGACGATACAAGGACGTATCTGCTGAACGTCAAGGACAGATCAAGAATCGAGCTTCCGGCTCTCAAGGACGACGAGGTCCCGTGGACGTGCAGGTGCGTCTTGTCCAACGTCGTGGTAGCGCCTGGCTGCAGAGTCCTAGTCTTCGACCATGCGAGCCCGGTGATGTGGTTCTGCCGCGTCGGCCAGGATCTCCGGTGCTCGCGCCACGGCTACGACATTGGCTGCTTCGACCTCCCGCTCCCGGGCTCTCCCCCCATCAATATAAAGAGACACTTCGTCGACGTTGCCCCCGTCAATGGGAGGTTCTTCTTCTGCGAGTCCAACGACTCTCTCGGCACGCTGGACTTCCACACCAACGACGCCTCGGAGGAGCCGGAGGCGCGGCTGGGCGCCATCGCCGTGCCCTTCATCGAGGTCCCGTTCGGCATTACGGCCACGTACGTCGTCGAGTCCTGCAACGACCTCTTCCTCGTCCATATCGCCTTCCACGGAATGTGCGTCGACCAACCAGGGGAACTCCGCGTCTATCGGATGGATTTCTCGGAGCCGCCGGCCTGGCGCAAGACGGACTGCATCGGGAATCGGGCTTTCCTCCTCAGTGGCTCCTATTTTGCAGCGTCCTGCTCTGCCAGCGGATGTGGGCTCAAGCCAAACTGCGTCTACTGGGTGAATAGCTTGAGCGAAAAGAATAGTGATCTGCATGTTCTTGGCCTCCAAGACGGCTCGTCGGAAATTGTCAAGCAGTTTGAAAATGTGTTGGGTGTGCGGAAACCCTTCTGGATCGTCCCGGGGGATGCATAG